In the genome of Streptomyces sp. NBC_00433, the window GCCTATCGTCTCGGACCGACGGTCTTGCGGACCTCCACTGCTGGCGTGGCCGCCACCGCCCTCCTCCTCACCCGCACGAATCGCTGGTCCTGACCTCCCCCCGCCCTCCCGGCCGCGCCCGCCCCGGGACCTTCCCCCGGTGGGGGCTTGTCGCGCAGTTCCCCGCGCCCCTTTTGGGCTCGCGTCCTCCTGCGCCCAGGCGCTTGCCCCTGGAGGGCACGCGTTTTTCAGGGGCGCGGGGAACTGCGAGACAAGCCACGACGGCGCCGCGGATAAGGGCGCACCCCCAGAGGCTATTCCGCCAGGAATTGGGTGAAGGCCGAGTTCAGCTCGTCCGGGTGCGTCCAGCCGATATTGTGCGGGCCCGCTTCGATTTCCACGAAGCGGCAGTCCCTGAGCAGCGCCGGCAGCCGCCGCCCGGTGGCGGCGATGGGGAGGATGCGGTCCTCCGTCCCCTGCACCACGAGCGTGGGCACATCATTGCGCGACACATCGCGGCGGAAATCGGTGAGCCACGCGGTCACACAGGTGAGCGTGGCGATGGGCGACGCCCCGGCCGCGACATTCCACTGCGCCTGCCAGGCCTGTTCGCTGATGCGCGCGCCGCCCAGCTTGTCGACGTTGTTGAAGTCGTCGAGGAAGGCCTTCAGGAAGGCGGGGCGGTCGGTGACGATCGCCTCCTTGATGCCGTCGAAGACGGACTGCTCGACGCCGTCGGGATTGTCGTCGGTGCGGAGCAGGAAGGGCGGGACGGGGCCGAAGAGCGCGGCCTTGGCGACCCGCTCGGAGCCGTAGCTGCCGAGGTAGCGGGTGACCTCGCCGGTGCCCATGGAGAAGCCGGCCAGGACCGTGTCGCGCAGGTCGAGCGTGTCCATGAGGACCTTCAGGTCGGCGGCGAAGGTGTCGTAGTCGTAGCCGGCGGAGGGCCGGCTGGACTTGCCGAAGCCGCGGCGGTCGTAGGTGATCACGCGGTGGCCGGCCTTGAGCAGGACGGGGATCTGGCGTTCCCAGGAGGCCCCGTCGAGGGGGAAGCCGTGGATCAGGACGATGGGCTGCCCTTCGCCGTGGTCCTCGTAGTACAGCTCGACGGTGGTCGAGTTCTCGCTGCCGACGGTGATGCGGCCCATGGGTGCCTCCGTACGAAAACGCGGGCAAGGTCCCTTCCACCGGAACCCGCGGCAGCGGTGATCGCATCTCGCGCGGACCACTGGGTGAGACGCCGCACCAGGCGGTGAGACGCGCCGCCCTGGCCGTCCGACGTGTCGGCCGGCGGAGTCGGACGGGCCCCAGCGGACGCGGGACCGTCCCGTAAGGGTGCGAATCGGCCGTGTGGGGGATAGACCGGCGGGCGGGTCCGCAGGACCGTAAGGGAATGGGAAAGTCCAGGAGGAATTGGGCGGTTGGTGCGCTGCTGGCGGCCGCGGCGGTGGCGGTGGCCGCGTGCGAGCCGGCGGACGGGCTGGGCAGCAGCGCGGTCTCGACGACGACGGACCGGTTGGCCACGCACGCGCTGAAGGCGGACGGCGTCAAGGTGCAGTGGCTGTCGTGCAGCGCCTCGACGGGCGAGAAGCAGGCGTCGGTGGACTGCTTGGGGCGTACGGAGGACCGGCAGAAGATCTCGGTGAAAGGCCGGGTGACCGAGCAGCTGGACGACACCTGTGTGCGCGGCCGTCTGACCGCGACGGTCGGCTCGCGCCAGGTCTTCGACGTCCAGGGGCTCGGGAACTGCGGAAAGCGGTCTCCGGCCTCGAGTTGATCGAAGTTAGGCTGGTCCGGTGACGCACCCGACACCGAAGCAGCCGAGCGCGAACCGCCAGGCGCCGCAGCCCTCGTATCTCAGGCACCCGCACCCGCACGGCGACGTGATCGCCTTCACCGCGGAGGACGACGTGTGGGTCGCGCCGCTGGACGGCGGCCGGGCCTGGCGGGTCAGCGCGGACAACATGCCCGTCGGGCGGCCGCGGGTGGCGCCGGGCGGCGACACGGTCGCGTGGACGTCGACCAGGGACGGTGCGCCCGAGGTGCATGTTGCGCCGCTGGACGGCGGCCCGTCGCGGCGGCTGACGTACTGGGGCGACGCGCGTACCGCGGTGCGCGCCTGGGCGCCGGACGGCGCGCTGGTGGCGACCACCGGGCACGGCGCGGTGTCCGCGCGCCGCCCCTGGGCGCGCACGGTCCCGCTGGACGGCGGGCAGGGCGCCAGGCTGCCGTACGGCCCGGTGGGCGACCTGGCGTACGGACCCGGCGGCGCGGTGCTGCTGGTGTCGGTGCCGATGGGGCGCGAGGCGGCGTATTGGAAGCGCTACCGCGG includes:
- a CDS encoding alpha/beta hydrolase, which encodes MGRITVGSENSTTVELYYEDHGEGQPIVLIHGFPLDGASWERQIPVLLKAGHRVITYDRRGFGKSSRPSAGYDYDTFAADLKVLMDTLDLRDTVLAGFSMGTGEVTRYLGSYGSERVAKAALFGPVPPFLLRTDDNPDGVEQSVFDGIKEAIVTDRPAFLKAFLDDFNNVDKLGGARISEQAWQAQWNVAAGASPIATLTCVTAWLTDFRRDVSRNDVPTLVVQGTEDRILPIAATGRRLPALLRDCRFVEIEAGPHNIGWTHPDELNSAFTQFLAE